Proteins encoded by one window of Rhineura floridana isolate rRhiFlo1 chromosome 9, rRhiFlo1.hap2, whole genome shotgun sequence:
- the CISD2 gene encoding CDGSH iron-sulfur domain-containing protein 2 isoform X2, with protein MVLHSLARIVKVQLPAYLKRLPLPESIGGFLRLTVSEWLRLLPFLGVLALLGYLAVRPFLHKKKQQKDNLINLKIQKENPKVVNEINIEDLCHSRAVYCRCWRSKTTSACLNLFHYCIKYFVKLSPLTR; from the exons ATGGTGTTGCATAGCTTGGCCCGCATCGTTAAAGTCCAGCTACCCGCCTACCTCAAGCGCCTTCCGCTGCCAGAGAGCATCGGCGGATTTCTCAGGCTAACAG TTTCAGAATGGCTGCGGTTACTGCCTTTCCTGGGTGTCCTTGCCCTGCTTGGGTACCTTGCTGTTCGTCCATTCCTCCACAAGAAGAAACAGCAGAAGGACAACTTGATTAATCTCAAGATCCAGAAGGAGAACCCCAAAGTAGTGAATGAAATCAACATTGAAGACCTGTGTCACTCTAGGGCAGTGTACTGCAGGTGTTGGCGCTCAAAAACA ACATCTGCATGTTTGAATCTTTTCCATTACTGCATCAAATATTTTGTGAAGCTGTCCCCACTGACAAGATGA